In one window of Desulfuromonas sp. DNA:
- a CDS encoding PAS domain S-box protein translates to MNTDPPNPPLRILLVEDSPTHTDLIRGALAKGPRPVALTEARGLAEAQRLIASFPPDLAVIDMHLPDGRGSDLLQNCPHPLPCPVVILTGQGSEEAAVETLKAGALDYVVKSPQTLANMGQIIDRAVREWGHVTRRRRAEVALKENERLLGVIFDRAYQYMGLLEPDGTLIKINRTALKAIGAEPDDVLGRPFWETVWWTHSPELQQRLRKAIEKAAGGEFARFESSHPSPRGKHFHLDISIQPVRDEDGRVVLLVPEGRDITERKHAEEAQRLSENRIRAMFDNMAAGVVATNEKGLMIEVNDRWLEMLGRSREEVIGHSPLEFTHPEDREESRKVLDEALSGIRPTFRMEKRYVRSDGSVFWGDLSTTKVFDEQGCLQTSISIVFNISQRRAAEERLKEANRELEAFAYTVSHDLRTPLTPIIGFAEVLQERYRDRLDAEGLGLLKTITAEGRKMMALMEDLLGLAKVGRLERPAEPVDAEEVVREVLTRLGSRIAQAGARIETKSLPAARIPKTLLQQIFENLIGNALRYGVEGGNGIEIGGTRSDGRVRYFVRDHGRGIPEAERDRIFEPFFRGTTGDGQPGTGIGLSIVQKIARLHEGRAWVKETPGGGCTFWVEMAD, encoded by the coding sequence ATGAATACTGACCCTCCCAATCCTCCCCTGCGCATCCTCCTCGTCGAGGACTCCCCCACCCACACGGACCTTATCCGCGGCGCCCTGGCGAAGGGACCCCGTCCCGTTGCCCTGACCGAGGCGAGAGGCCTGGCCGAGGCCCAGAGACTGATCGCCTCATTCCCCCCCGACCTGGCCGTCATCGACATGCACCTGCCCGACGGCCGGGGATCGGACCTGCTGCAGAACTGCCCCCACCCCCTGCCCTGCCCCGTGGTGATCCTCACCGGCCAGGGGAGCGAGGAAGCTGCGGTGGAGACCCTCAAGGCCGGCGCCCTGGACTACGTGGTCAAATCGCCCCAGACCCTCGCGAACATGGGGCAGATCATCGACCGGGCGGTACGGGAATGGGGCCACGTCACCCGAAGGCGTCGGGCCGAGGTCGCCCTGAAGGAAAACGAACGGCTGCTCGGGGTCATTTTCGACCGGGCCTACCAGTACATGGGCCTGCTTGAACCGGACGGGACGCTCATCAAGATCAACCGGACGGCCCTGAAGGCCATCGGCGCAGAACCGGACGATGTCCTCGGCAGACCCTTCTGGGAGACAGTCTGGTGGACCCACTCCCCCGAGCTTCAGCAGCGGCTGCGGAAGGCCATCGAAAAGGCCGCCGGAGGGGAATTCGCACGCTTCGAGTCCTCCCACCCCTCGCCGCGGGGAAAGCATTTCCACCTCGACATCTCCATCCAGCCGGTCCGGGACGAGGACGGCCGGGTGGTCCTGCTCGTTCCCGAAGGCCGGGACATCACCGAGCGCAAGCACGCCGAGGAGGCCCAGCGCCTCAGCGAGAACCGGATCCGGGCGATGTTCGACAACATGGCCGCCGGGGTGGTCGCCACCAACGAGAAGGGGCTCATGATTGAGGTGAACGACCGCTGGCTGGAGATGCTCGGCCGCAGCCGGGAGGAAGTCATCGGCCACTCGCCCCTCGAATTCACCCATCCCGAGGACCGGGAGGAGAGCCGGAAAGTCCTCGACGAGGCTCTGTCCGGCATACGACCCACCTTCCGCATGGAAAAGCGCTACGTGCGCAGCGACGGCAGCGTTTTCTGGGGCGATCTCTCCACCACCAAGGTCTTCGATGAGCAGGGCTGCCTGCAGACCTCCATCAGCATCGTCTTCAACATCAGCCAGCGCAGAGCCGCCGAGGAGAGGCTGAAGGAGGCAAACCGGGAGCTGGAGGCCTTCGCCTACACCGTCTCCCACGACCTGCGCACCCCCCTCACCCCGATCATCGGCTTCGCCGAGGTGTTGCAGGAGAGATACCGGGACCGGCTCGATGCCGAAGGGCTTGGCCTACTGAAGACGATCACGGCCGAGGGGCGCAAGATGATGGCCCTGATGGAAGACCTGCTCGGCCTGGCCAAAGTGGGCAGGCTGGAGCGGCCCGCCGAGCCGGTCGACGCGGAGGAAGTGGTGCGGGAGGTCCTGACCCGGCTCGGCAGCCGCATCGCCCAGGCGGGCGCCAGGATCGAAACGAAGAGCCTGCCGGCGGCGCGGATTCCGAAAACCCTCCTCCAGCAGATCTTCGAGAACCTGATCGGAAACGCCCTGCGTTACGGCGTTGAGGGTGGGAACGGTATCGAGATCGGCGGGACCCGCAGCGACGGCCGGGTCCGCTATTTCGTCCGCGACCACGGCCGGGGCATCCCCGAGGCTGAGCGGGACCGCATTTTCGAGCCCTTCTTCCGGGGCACGACGGGGGACGGGCAGCCGGGAACCGGCATCGGCCTTTCCATCGTGCAGAAAATAGCCCGGCTCCACGAGGGCCGGGCCTGGGTGAAGGAAACCCCCGGCGGGGGCTGCACCTTCTGGGTAGAGATGGCCGACTGA
- a CDS encoding EAL domain-containing protein, which yields MISQDIHILLVEDSASQAEMIRQAVESCGTQPMRVSVATSLAQARSRLADSVPDLVIADLVLPDGRGTKLLPEDPDQAPYPVVILTGAGDEAEAVQAMRDGALDYVVKSENTLAELPAIVARTMGRWLLKLQDRRAREESRKDKEFLQAVIDGVQDPIMVIAPDFRVLLMNAAAAAHLPESTPSDGDLFCYQVSHHSQHPCHGEAHPCPLDTVRKSGEAARVIHHHFLGDGERRIFEVEASPLWNDDGTLRGVIESSRDITERLQVEALLEENDKWLQHLAFHDPLTGLPNRALLRDRLKQAMGKARRQERKVALLFLDLDRFKNINDSLGHPAGDRLLMKVAERLRGCVREADTVARQGGDEFLVVLEGVENAGGAAEVARKILRALAGEFVLEGHKLFITTSIGISLFPDDGESLDALLKNSDIAMYHAKAQGRNTYQFYAPTLNVRTEESLVMEASLRAGLEEDQFLLHYQPQHDLETGAIVGVEALLRWEHSTRGLVPPGDFIPLAEETGLIVPLGEWVLERACSQARAWQDAGSPPVRMAVNISPRQFRGARFVERVERVLGQTGLDPELLELEITEGLLMEDVQGAIATLGALKAMGVHLSIDDFGTGYSSLSYLKRFPISKLKIDRSFVAEIAVNPDDAAIAASIIALARNLRLDVIAEGVETKEQVGVLLEKGCRQGQGFLFCRPLPAGEVAGLMTAEVAAGI from the coding sequence GTGATATCTCAAGACATCCACATCCTCCTCGTCGAAGATTCGGCCAGCCAGGCCGAGATGATCCGCCAGGCGGTCGAATCGTGCGGGACCCAACCGATGCGGGTCAGTGTCGCGACCTCTCTTGCGCAGGCCCGTTCCCGCCTTGCCGATTCGGTCCCCGACCTGGTCATTGCCGATCTGGTGCTGCCCGACGGGAGGGGGACGAAGCTTCTGCCCGAAGACCCCGACCAGGCGCCCTATCCGGTCGTGATCCTGACCGGGGCCGGCGATGAAGCGGAGGCCGTTCAGGCGATGAGGGACGGGGCCCTCGACTACGTCGTCAAGAGCGAAAACACCCTGGCGGAGTTGCCCGCCATCGTCGCCCGCACCATGGGCCGGTGGCTCCTCAAGCTCCAGGACCGCAGGGCCCGGGAAGAGTCCCGCAAGGATAAGGAGTTCCTCCAGGCGGTGATCGACGGGGTCCAGGACCCGATCATGGTCATCGCTCCCGATTTCCGCGTTCTTCTGATGAACGCGGCGGCGGCCGCCCACCTCCCCGAATCGACCCCGTCCGACGGGGATCTTTTCTGCTACCAGGTTTCCCACCATTCTCAGCACCCCTGCCATGGGGAGGCCCATCCCTGTCCCCTTGACACGGTCCGCAAGAGCGGGGAGGCGGCCCGGGTAATCCATCACCACTTTTTAGGCGACGGCGAGCGGCGGATTTTCGAAGTGGAGGCCTCCCCCCTGTGGAACGATGACGGCACCCTGCGGGGGGTCATCGAGTCTTCTCGCGACATTACTGAACGCCTTCAGGTGGAAGCCCTTCTCGAGGAAAACGACAAGTGGCTGCAGCATCTGGCCTTTCACGACCCCCTGACCGGCCTGCCCAACCGGGCCCTCCTCCGGGACCGCTTGAAGCAGGCAATGGGCAAGGCGCGCCGCCAGGAGCGGAAGGTCGCCCTCCTCTTTCTCGACCTCGACCGGTTCAAGAACATCAACGATTCCCTCGGGCATCCCGCCGGAGACCGGTTGCTGATGAAGGTTGCCGAACGCCTGCGGGGGTGCGTCCGCGAGGCCGACACGGTCGCCCGGCAGGGCGGTGACGAATTCCTCGTCGTTCTCGAGGGGGTCGAGAACGCAGGGGGGGCAGCTGAGGTGGCCCGGAAGATCCTGCGGGCGTTGGCCGGGGAGTTCGTCCTGGAGGGGCACAAGCTTTTCATTACCACGAGCATCGGAATCAGTCTCTTCCCTGATGACGGGGAGAGCCTGGACGCCCTGCTGAAAAACTCCGATATCGCCATGTACCATGCCAAGGCCCAGGGGCGGAACACGTACCAGTTTTACGCCCCGACCCTGAACGTTCGAACCGAGGAGTCGCTGGTGATGGAGGCAAGTCTCCGCGCGGGTCTGGAGGAAGACCAGTTCCTGCTCCACTACCAGCCGCAGCACGACCTGGAGACGGGCGCGATCGTCGGCGTGGAGGCGCTGCTTCGCTGGGAGCACTCGACTCGGGGCCTTGTCCCCCCGGGCGATTTCATCCCCCTGGCCGAAGAGACGGGCCTGATCGTCCCCCTCGGTGAGTGGGTGCTGGAACGCGCCTGCAGCCAGGCCAGGGCCTGGCAGGACGCCGGTTCGCCGCCCGTCAGAATGGCAGTCAATATCTCCCCCCGCCAGTTTCGCGGGGCTCGCTTCGTCGAGCGGGTCGAGCGCGTCCTCGGACAGACGGGACTCGACCCCGAGCTGCTGGAACTGGAGATCACCGAAGGGCTCCTCATGGAGGACGTGCAGGGGGCCATCGCGACCCTCGGTGCCCTCAAGGCGATGGGGGTGCACCTTTCGATCGACGACTTCGGAACGGGCTACTCGTCCCTCAGCTACCTGAAGCGCTTTCCCATATCCAAACTGAAAATCGACCGTTCTTTCGTGGCAGAGATCGCCGTCAACCCGGACGACGCTGCGATCGCCGCGTCGATTATCGCCCTTGCGCGTAATCTGAGGCTCGATGTGATCGCCGAGGGGGTGGAGACGAAGGAGCAGGTGGGGGTGCTGCTTGAGAAGGGGTGCCGGCAGGGGCAGGGGTTTCTCTTCTGCCGGCCTCTGCCGGCCGGGGAGGTCGCGGGCCTGATGACCGCGGAGGTCGCGGCGGGGATCTGA
- a CDS encoding response regulator: protein MSSREKKRVLIVDDQPEIRRLAGFAFTAPEVCLFHAEDGSGAIEEARRKKPDLVVLDVMMPEKDGFEVARILKDDPATSSCKIIIMTAKSGENERAVALDSGADDFVNKPFRISELREKGKKLLGEPDGWD, encoded by the coding sequence GTGTCGAGCAGGGAAAAGAAGAGAGTCCTCATCGTCGATGACCAGCCGGAGATACGGCGCCTGGCCGGGTTCGCCTTTACCGCCCCGGAGGTGTGCCTTTTCCATGCCGAAGACGGAAGCGGGGCGATCGAGGAGGCGAGAAGGAAAAAGCCCGACCTGGTCGTTCTCGATGTCATGATGCCGGAAAAAGACGGTTTCGAGGTCGCCCGGATCCTGAAAGACGATCCCGCAACCTCGTCGTGCAAGATCATCATCATGACGGCGAAAAGCGGGGAGAACGAAAGGGCGGTGGCTCTCGACTCCGGTGCCGACGATTTTGTCAATAAGCCCTTCAGGATCTCTGAACTGCGGGAGAAGGGGAAGAAGCTGCTGGGTGAACCGGATGGGTGGGACTGA
- a CDS encoding thermonuclease family protein, whose protein sequence is MKSPRPPLPHPAPSITPLILFLLALLLALLLLAGCAGADTEQITGRVTWVYDGDTLEVEGAGKVRLIGIDTPEREASGRDRFFREKFDISSETLRRGYRQALQFNIATAKGNTVRLEFDREKRDRHDRLLAYVTLPDGRLLNRLLLQKGLAVVYRRFGFRLKDDFLRAEAQARKEGTGLWKR, encoded by the coding sequence GACCGCCCCTCCCCCACCCTGCCCCGTCCATCACCCCGCTTATCCTCTTTCTCCTCGCCCTTCTCCTCGCCCTTCTCCTGCTCGCCGGCTGCGCCGGGGCCGACACCGAACAGATCACCGGCAGGGTCACCTGGGTCTACGACGGCGACACCCTGGAGGTGGAGGGTGCCGGAAAGGTGCGCCTGATCGGCATCGACACCCCGGAGCGTGAAGCTTCCGGCCGCGACCGCTTCTTCCGGGAGAAGTTCGACATCTCTTCCGAAACCCTGCGCCGGGGCTACCGGCAGGCCCTGCAGTTCAACATCGCCACCGCCAAGGGGAATACCGTCCGCCTCGAATTCGACCGGGAAAAGCGCGACCGTCACGACCGTCTTCTCGCCTACGTAACCCTCCCAGACGGCCGCCTGCTCAACCGCCTGCTGCTCCAAAAGGGGCTGGCCGTGGTCTACCGGCGCTTCGGCTTCCGCCTCAAGGACGACTTTCTCCGGGCCGAGGCGCAGGCCCGAAAGGAAGGCACCGGCCTGTGGAAAAGATAG
- a CDS encoding mechanosensitive ion channel family protein, producing the protein MDTLETLLRETFLGISLGRFAAAFAILILSLVLKRVFSHFYDRVVAPLAQKTSNRYDDQFLQGVKNPAGFMVVIAGLFVAVQVLHLPSEPMDLHRFAGAVLKVLVTFDVAWFLLNMVALLEAYLAQWVTRTESTLDDHLLPFIRKSLRVFIVFLAFIMTVQNLGYSISGLLASLGIGGLAVALAAKDTLSNIFGSIMIILDRPFHIGDWIKAGEMEGVVEEVGFRSTKIRTFSKTLISVPNNVIANTEINNFSRMPKRRIKMTVGVTYESSPAQMRRAVDDIRAMLKEHPAIHQEFMLVNFTDFGPSSLDILVYCFTTTTVWGEYLEARQDVCLRIMDIIDGLGMEIAFPSRSIYLRGGEQEELPAASGAKA; encoded by the coding sequence ATGGACACCCTTGAGACGCTGCTGCGGGAGACCTTTCTCGGCATCAGCCTCGGCCGCTTCGCCGCCGCCTTCGCCATCCTCATCCTTTCCCTTGTCCTGAAAAGGGTCTTTTCCCACTTCTACGACCGGGTGGTCGCCCCCCTGGCGCAGAAGACATCCAACCGCTACGACGACCAGTTTTTGCAAGGGGTGAAAAACCCGGCCGGGTTCATGGTGGTGATCGCCGGATTGTTCGTGGCGGTCCAGGTGCTGCATCTGCCGAGCGAGCCGATGGATCTGCACCGCTTCGCCGGCGCGGTCCTCAAGGTCCTGGTCACCTTCGACGTCGCCTGGTTCCTCTTAAACATGGTCGCCCTGCTCGAGGCCTACCTCGCCCAGTGGGTAACCCGCACCGAGTCGACCCTGGACGACCACCTGCTCCCCTTCATCCGCAAGAGCCTGCGGGTCTTCATTGTCTTTCTGGCCTTCATCATGACAGTCCAGAACCTCGGCTACTCGATCAGCGGCCTGCTCGCCTCCCTCGGCATCGGCGGCCTCGCCGTCGCTCTCGCCGCCAAGGACACCCTCTCCAACATCTTCGGCTCGATCATGATCATCCTGGACCGCCCCTTCCACATCGGCGACTGGATCAAGGCCGGCGAGATGGAGGGAGTCGTGGAGGAGGTCGGCTTCCGCTCCACAAAGATCCGCACCTTTTCCAAGACCCTGATCAGCGTCCCCAACAACGTCATCGCCAACACGGAAATCAACAACTTCAGCCGCATGCCGAAGCGGCGCATCAAGATGACCGTCGGCGTCACCTACGAGAGTTCCCCGGCGCAGATGCGCCGGGCGGTGGACGACATCCGCGCCATGCTGAAGGAACACCCGGCGATCCACCAGGAGTTCATGCTGGTCAACTTCACCGACTTCGGCCCCAGCTCTCTCGACATCCTCGTCTACTGCTTCACCACGACAACGGTCTGGGGAGAATACCTCGAGGCCCGACAGGACGTCTGCCTGAGGATCATGGACATTATCGACGGGCTGGGGATGGAGATCGCCTTCCCCAGCCGCAGCATCTATCTGCGCGGCGGGGAGCAGGAAGAACTGCCGGCGGCATCGGGCGCGAAGGCATAA
- a CDS encoding Hsp20/alpha crystallin family protein, translated as MAEVEWDPMSELSAMQEQMNRLFEMSRSRASGEPQEEGIWQPPVDIYEDEHEVVVKMELPEVQQRDIDVHIEDQLLIIEGERKLEREENKLNYHRIERCYGPFRRSFSLPATVSQDRVRANCEMGVLKVVLPKKAVPDPRQIEVK; from the coding sequence ATGGCCGAGGTGGAGTGGGATCCGATGAGCGAACTGTCCGCGATGCAGGAGCAGATGAACCGGCTGTTCGAGATGAGCCGCAGCCGGGCCTCGGGCGAGCCTCAGGAAGAGGGGATCTGGCAGCCGCCGGTGGACATCTACGAGGATGAGCACGAGGTGGTGGTCAAGATGGAACTGCCCGAGGTACAACAACGGGACATCGACGTTCACATCGAGGACCAACTGCTGATCATCGAGGGAGAGCGCAAACTGGAGCGGGAGGAGAACAAGCTAAACTACCACCGTATCGAGCGGTGCTACGGCCCTTTCCGCCGGTCCTTCTCTCTGCCGGCTACGGTGTCTCAGGACCGGGTTCGCGCCAACTGCGAAATGGGGGTGCTCAAGGTGGTCCTCCCCAAAAAGGCCGTGCCCGATCCCCGGCAGATCGAGGTGAAGTGA
- the acnA gene encoding aconitate hydratase AcnA — protein MKWTGKDSLKTRRSLSAGDREYDYFSLEAASKAGLGDLSRLPFTLRVLLENLLRFEDGETVTVEDVRAVADWLVERRSDHEIAFRPARVLMQDFTGVPAVVDLAAMRDAVARAGGDPRMINPQIPVDLVIDHSVMVDKYAMPEAFAHNVEREMERNRERYAFLRWGQLAFDNFRVVPPGTGICHQVNLEYLARTVWCEEREGRSLAYPDTLVGTDSHTTMINGLAVLGWGVGGIEAEAAMLGQPVSMIIPEVVGFRMTGALREGVTATDLVLTVTEMLRSFGVVGKFVEFFGTGLGRLPLADRATIGNMSPEYGATCGWFPVDGVTLDYLRLSGRDDATVALVEAYARAQGLWRSDDTPDPHFTDVVELDLSTVKPSLAGPKRPQDRVDLETMKQATEAAIPEGDGDKSVPVAGSDYRLKQGDVVISAITSCTNTSNPAVMMGAGLLAKKAVEKGLRRKPWVKTSMAPGSKVVTDYLEKAGLQGYLDRLGYNVVGYGCTTCIGNSGPLNGPVADAIAEGDLTVCSVLSGNRNFEGRVHSQTRANWLASPPLVVAFGLAGTTRIDLTREPLGQDPEGSDVYLRDIWPSDAEIAELVKLVSAGMFREKYADVFSGEESWRTLPVPEGETYAWEPESTYVKEPSFFALREPSEAGLTGFAGARVLALLGDSITTDHISPAGAILASSPAGVYLRERGIGPADFNSYGSRRGNHEVMMRGTFANIRLRNEMVPGTEGGMTRHIPSGEEMSIFDAAMHYAQEEKPLVIVAGKEYGTGSSRDWAAKGTLLLGVKAVLAESFERIHRSNLIGMRVLPLQFRKGESRKTLALDGSETFDLAGQDGPLLPGQDLRLNIFRTDGRSEEITVTCRLDTANEIAYYRYGGILNYVLYRLLKGGV, from the coding sequence ATGAAATGGACCGGAAAGGACAGCCTGAAGACCCGCCGCAGCCTGAGCGCGGGGGACAGGGAATACGACTACTTCAGCCTGGAGGCCGCGTCAAAGGCGGGGCTCGGCGACCTGTCCCGACTCCCCTTCACCCTGCGGGTGCTGCTGGAGAACCTGCTGCGCTTCGAGGACGGGGAGACGGTGACGGTGGAGGACGTCCGCGCCGTGGCCGACTGGCTGGTGGAACGGCGCTCCGACCACGAGATCGCCTTCCGCCCGGCGCGGGTGCTGATGCAGGACTTCACCGGGGTGCCGGCGGTGGTCGATCTTGCGGCGATGCGCGACGCGGTGGCGAGGGCCGGCGGCGACCCGCGGATGATCAACCCGCAGATCCCCGTCGACCTGGTCATCGATCACTCGGTGATGGTCGACAAGTACGCCATGCCCGAAGCGTTCGCTCATAACGTCGAGAGGGAGATGGAGCGCAACCGCGAGCGCTACGCCTTTCTGCGCTGGGGCCAGCTCGCCTTCGACAATTTCCGCGTCGTCCCTCCGGGGACCGGCATCTGCCACCAGGTCAACCTCGAGTACCTCGCCCGCACCGTCTGGTGCGAGGAGCGCGAGGGCAGGAGTCTCGCCTATCCCGACACCCTGGTCGGCACCGACAGCCACACGACGATGATCAACGGCCTGGCCGTGCTCGGCTGGGGGGTCGGCGGGATCGAGGCCGAGGCGGCGATGCTCGGCCAGCCGGTCTCGATGATCATCCCCGAGGTGGTCGGTTTCCGCATGACCGGCGCCCTTCGCGAGGGGGTCACCGCCACCGACCTGGTGCTGACGGTGACCGAGATGCTGCGCTCCTTCGGGGTGGTCGGCAAGTTCGTTGAATTCTTCGGGACCGGTCTCGGCCGGCTGCCACTGGCCGACCGGGCGACCATCGGCAACATGTCGCCCGAGTACGGCGCCACCTGCGGCTGGTTTCCCGTCGACGGGGTGACCCTCGACTACCTGCGCCTTTCCGGCCGCGACGACGCCACCGTCGCCCTGGTCGAAGCCTATGCCAGGGCGCAGGGCCTGTGGCGCTCCGACGACACACCTGATCCCCATTTCACGGACGTGGTGGAACTCGACCTCTCCACGGTCAAGCCGAGCCTGGCCGGCCCGAAAAGGCCCCAGGACCGGGTTGACCTCGAGACGATGAAACAGGCCACCGAAGCGGCGATCCCGGAGGGCGATGGCGATAAAAGCGTGCCGGTCGCCGGCTCCGATTACCGTCTCAAACAGGGGGACGTGGTAATCTCGGCGATCACTTCCTGCACCAACACCTCCAACCCGGCGGTGATGATGGGTGCGGGGCTGCTCGCCAAAAAGGCGGTGGAGAAAGGGCTGAGGCGCAAGCCGTGGGTCAAGACCTCCATGGCGCCCGGCTCCAAAGTGGTCACCGACTACCTCGAGAAGGCCGGCCTGCAGGGCTATCTCGACCGGCTCGGCTACAACGTGGTCGGCTACGGCTGCACCACCTGCATCGGCAACTCGGGCCCCCTGAACGGCCCTGTCGCCGACGCCATCGCCGAGGGCGACCTGACGGTCTGCTCGGTCCTCTCCGGCAACCGCAACTTCGAGGGGCGCGTTCATTCCCAGACCCGGGCCAACTGGCTCGCCTCGCCCCCGCTGGTCGTCGCCTTCGGCCTGGCCGGCACCACGCGCATCGACCTGACCCGCGAGCCCCTCGGACAGGACCCGGAGGGCAGCGACGTCTACCTGCGGGACATCTGGCCGAGCGATGCCGAGATCGCCGAACTGGTGAAACTCGTCTCGGCGGGCATGTTCCGCGAGAAGTACGCCGACGTCTTCAGCGGGGAGGAAAGCTGGCGCACCCTGCCGGTGCCCGAGGGCGAGACCTACGCCTGGGAGCCGGAGTCGACCTACGTCAAGGAGCCGTCCTTTTTCGCCCTCAGGGAGCCTTCTGAAGCCGGCCTGACGGGCTTCGCCGGCGCGCGCGTCCTGGCCCTGCTCGGCGACTCAATTACCACCGACCACATCTCGCCGGCCGGGGCGATCCTGGCGAGCAGCCCGGCCGGGGTCTACCTGCGGGAGCGGGGCATCGGCCCCGCCGATTTCAATTCCTACGGGTCGCGGCGGGGCAACCACGAGGTGATGATGAGGGGCACTTTTGCCAACATCCGCCTGCGCAACGAGATGGTGCCGGGGACGGAGGGGGGCATGACCCGGCATATCCCCAGCGGCGAGGAGATGAGCATTTTCGACGCGGCGATGCACTATGCGCAGGAGGAAAAGCCCCTTGTGATCGTCGCCGGTAAGGAATACGGCACCGGTTCCAGCCGCGACTGGGCCGCTAAGGGGACGCTGCTGTTGGGGGTGAAAGCTGTTCTCGCCGAGAGCTTCGAGCGGATCCACCGCTCCAACCTCATCGGCATGAGGGTGCTCCCGCTGCAGTTCCGAAAAGGGGAGAGCCGCAAAACCCTTGCCCTCGACGGAAGCGAGACCTTCGACCTGGCCGGTCAGGACGGCCCGCTCCTGCCGGGGCAGGATCTGCGCCTGAACATCTTCCGGACCGACGGCCGCAGCGAGGAGATCACCGTCACCTGTCGCCTCGACACCGCCAACGAGATCGCCTACTACCGCTACGGGGGAATCCTCAATTACGTTCTTTACAGGCTGCTGAAGGGAGGCGTTTAG